CGGGCACTTCGACATCCACTGGTGGTACGGCGACCAGCTGACAGACGGGCACAACGCAGTCGACTACGATACTGTCGGGGCCATCCCGGGCTTCGACACGTCGGGATCACCGAGCGAGGTGGTCGTCGCGGTCCACGGCTGGCGCACTGCTAAATCCGACGCACCGGATCACTTCGCCACCGTCTCGGCCTCGCTGTCGAACAACGGCTACGACGCGCCGGTCGTGGGCTATAGCTGGGACTCGGACACGAGCACGACCGACTGGTGGCCCGCAACCGACATCGCCGAGCGCAACGGCCCGAAACTCGCGCACTTCCTGTTGGACTACGCGGCCCGGTGTCCCGGCACGTCGTTCCGCCTGACCGGGCACTCGCTCGGGGCCCGAGTGGTGCTGGAAGCGATCAAGAGTCTCAATTCCTGGGGGTATCGTGACGTCCTGACGTCAGCGACGCTGCTCGGTGGTGCCGCGGACAACGATTCGGTCTCGACCGACGGCGAGTACGGCGACGACATCGCAGCCGCTGTCGGGCGGTTCGACAACTTCTGGAAATCCGGCGACGACGTATTGAACTGGGCCTACTCGACGGGTGAGTTCGATTCGGCGGTCGGCGAGGAGGGCTGTGAGGGCGCTCCGCCTGTGAACTACACCGACCACAACGTCGACTACGTGCCGGATCACTTCTCGTATCACGAACCCGGCGACGGCTGTATGCCGGCAGTCGTCGAGACGTTCTGAGAGCGCGCTACGACAACTTCTCTGGTAGGACGAACCGGCCGTCTTCCCGGGGAAAGTCGAGGACGTCGACGATAGCGCCGGTGTTCAGCGGACCGTAGACGTGGGCGTAGCTGCGGCCGTCGGGCTGTTCCTCGTACCTGATCTCGCTGTCGACTCGCTCGGGATCGATCACGAGCAGCCGCGGCTCCTCGTCGTCAGCGTGGTTGTACTGGGCGACGGCGAGAATCTGCTCGGGCGTCGCACAGTGGACGACCCCCTCTGCGTCGAGACTCGGATGGGTGTACGTCTCGCTGTCCTCGAACTCCGCCCAGCGCGCTGCCTCGCAGACGTGGACGAGCCGGTCTGCACGACCGTCCCGGACGGCAGCTTCCGCACGCTCGACGACGTCCCTGACTGGCAGATCGAGGTCCCGAGCGACGTCGAGTGCGTCGTCGAACTCCGCGCTCACGTCGAAGATCGACCCCTCAGAATCGGCCCCCAGTTTCACGTCGACAGCGCGGCGCTGTCCGTCTTCGAGTAGCGTCGCGGTGACGATCGAGCGCTCGGCGACCCAGCGATGACCTGCGCCGTGTTCGCGGACGCCCAGCGTCCCGGTCTCTGCGGCGAGTTTTCGGGCCACCCTGTCGGCGTCCTCGGGGCGGACGATCACCTTCAGGAGGTGGCCCGGGCGGGACTTCTTCATCGTCGCCGGCAGGATCGAGACGTCCCGTGCACCGGCCTCGAGGAGCGTCTCCTGCAGGCCGCCGAGCGTCTCGGGCGTCGCGTCGTCGAGATTCGTCTCCAGTACGGTGATCGGCTCCTTTCTGAGGAGACCGTCGGTCTCGCCGACGAGTGCGCGCAGAACGTTCGGAATACCGTCGAGATCGATCGTCCCTGCGCCGTAGCCCGAGGTCTCGACGCGGATCGACGGCAGCGAGTCGACGCCCTCGGCGACGTGGGCGAGGATCGCCGCGCCCGTGGGGGTCAGCAGTTCGCGGTCGACGGGACCGCCCCGGATCGACCAGTCGGCGCGTTCGACGATCTCGGTCACTGCGGGGGCGGGGACGGGGTAGGTCCCGTGGCTCATCTCGACCGTGCCGCCTCCGGTCGAGACTGGCGTCGTGACCACGCGCTCGACGTCGAGGTCATCGAGGAGGAGCGCCGCGCCGACCACGTCGGCGATGGCGTCGTCGGCCCCGACCTCGTGGAAGTGCGTCGATTCGAGATCCGTGCCGTGGACCGCGGCCTCGGCCTCGCCCAGGATCTCGAAGATGGCCAGCGCGTCGCTCTCGACGTCGGCTGGCAGCCCCATCCCTTCGACGATCTCGACGACCTCGGGGTACGTCCGGTGCGGGCCGTGGCCCTCGGCGTGGTGTGTGTGCTGATGATCGTGGTCCTCTGCGTGGCTATGATCGTGTGAGTGGTCGGCGTGGTGGTGGTCCTCTGCGTGGCTATGATCGTGTGAGTGGTCGGCGTGGTGGTGGTCCTCTGTGTGGCTATGATCGTGTGAGTGGTCGGCGTGGTGGTGGTCCTCTGTGTGGCTATGATCGTGTGAGTGGTCGGCGTGGTGGTGATCCTCTGCGTGGCTATGATCGTGTGAGTGGTCGGCGTGGTCGTGATCCTCTGCGTGGCTATGGTCGTCGTCCCCGTCGAGAAGCACGTCGACCGCCGTCGCGGAGATTCCCGTTTTCGTCACCTGGAGGATATCGTAGGAGACGTCGAGTGCGTCCTCGACGGGCGAGAGGACGTCTGGATCGGCCCCGGCCGCCAGCAGCGCGCCGAGCAGCATGTCGCCGCTGGCACCCGTTCGGCCGTCGAACGCGAGCGTGTGCATATCTGCGAGACGGTCGGGCAGCGTGAAAACTGCCCCGGTCCACAGGAATCGACGATCCCGCCTAGCGGCCGAATCGTCGGTATCCCGCGACGCCGAGTACCATCGCGCCGAGTGCCAGTGTCGCGAGTCGCGGCAGTTGCTGGGTGGCGAAATCGACCTCGAAGGAGAGGTGTTTGACCTGCAGCAGATAGAACTGGCCATCGCGTTCGACGTTGTAGATCGCGATGCCGTCTGGTCCCGGTGTCAGGCGCTCGGGTGCCTCGCTGACGGACCGATTGAGATCGTCGGGGCTGGCTTGCAGGGCGGCCTCGAAGACCGCGCGTTCGGCGCCGCTGAAGTTCGCGTACGCCAGGGTCTGCTGGTCGGGGTTGTTCATCCAGTCGCCCTCGACGTAGAACTCGACGCGGTCGTCGGGGACCTCGGGCGCAGCGAGCACCGGGAGCGCGACTAGGCCGAGGCCGACGACGACGAGCGACAGCGTCAGGAGGCGAGAGCTGTCCACGGGCGACGCTGTGTCCGCCTGCACCAAAGGCCCCGGGGTCGATCAAAGAGACGCTGTACCTTCGGCGTCGTTGATGTGCGTCGCGTACGATGAAACGTCTGTGAGTCGAACCGTCACGGAGACCAGGCCGAAAACCCATATGCCGGGATAGCGTACGACCGACTGAATGCTGCTGGTGCTGTGCATCGACCTCGACGACGACATCGGCCGCAAGACCGGGATCGAGACGCCCGTGGTCGGCCGTCAGCACGTCGAGGACGCTGCCGTCGAGTTCGCCACTGCAGACCCCGAAGACAGCGACCTCAACGTCCTCTTCGAGGGGCTGCATATCTACGACGACCTGCAGGAAGACGGCGAGACCGTCGAGATCGCGGCGATCACCGGATTGGAGGGCAGCGACGTCGCTGCAAACCGGGCGGTCGGGGAGGAACTCGACGAAGTGCTCGCCCGACTCTCGACTGGCGAGGACGTTCGGGCGCTGCTGGTCACCGACGGCGCACAGGACGAGAGCGTCGTTCCCGTGATCCGCT
The Halapricum salinum genome window above contains:
- a CDS encoding DUF726 domain-containing protein, producing the protein MGHDDTLRGEDTARGTDRRDFLRTAGATALAAGGLAATAGQAAAFDGDDGDIQGAPDYPRATTRGHFDIHWWYGDQLTDGHNAVDYDTVGAIPGFDTSGSPSEVVVAVHGWRTAKSDAPDHFATVSASLSNNGYDAPVVGYSWDSDTSTTDWWPATDIAERNGPKLAHFLLDYAARCPGTSFRLTGHSLGARVVLEAIKSLNSWGYRDVLTSATLLGGAADNDSVSTDGEYGDDIAAAVGRFDNFWKSGDDVLNWAYSTGEFDSAVGEEGCEGAPPVNYTDHNVDYVPDHFSYHEPGDGCMPAVVETF